From Halobacillus sp. Marseille-Q1614, the proteins below share one genomic window:
- a CDS encoding DNA-3-methyladenine glycosylase has translation MWKEEIASVREYDFDYTLLRWSLDPLTRLNREERWVDVPVKLNDEHHIVRVKALGTTSHPCFEVSSSSNENRDILLQHIFELFQWGRDLEEVYQHFQKTNLAKLFHNHYGTPIVKDFHLYDCLMKVIIHQQLNMKFAYTLSTRFVQKFGSEINGVWFYPSPEKAASLDYDQLRELQFSQRKAEYVIDTSKLIAEGEVDLNHLAEQPDEEVIKQLVKIRGIGPWTAENWLMFGVGRENLFPKADIGIQNAMKQYFRLDKKPNYEEMVKLSGEWDPFRSYASLTLWRSIEGA, from the coding sequence ATGTGGAAAGAAGAAATAGCGTCCGTTCGTGAATATGATTTCGATTATACGCTGCTGCGATGGTCGCTGGATCCTTTAACGCGGTTAAATCGTGAAGAGCGCTGGGTGGATGTTCCCGTGAAGCTTAATGATGAGCATCATATTGTACGGGTGAAAGCCCTAGGCACGACATCACACCCCTGCTTTGAAGTAAGCAGCTCAAGTAATGAGAACAGAGACATTCTTCTTCAACACATTTTTGAGCTTTTCCAATGGGGGAGAGACTTAGAAGAAGTTTATCAGCATTTTCAAAAAACCAACCTTGCTAAATTATTTCACAATCATTATGGGACACCAATTGTTAAAGATTTTCATTTGTATGACTGCTTAATGAAAGTTATTATTCATCAGCAGTTAAATATGAAATTTGCCTATACGTTAAGCACAAGGTTTGTTCAGAAGTTCGGTTCAGAAATAAATGGCGTCTGGTTTTATCCTTCTCCTGAAAAAGCCGCCAGCCTTGATTACGACCAGCTGCGCGAGCTTCAATTTAGTCAAAGGAAAGCAGAGTATGTCATTGACACATCTAAACTTATAGCAGAAGGTGAAGTTGATTTGAACCACCTGGCGGAACAGCCGGATGAAGAAGTGATTAAACAGCTCGTAAAGATTAGAGGGATCGGTCCGTGGACAGCTGAAAACTGGCTCATGTTTGGAGTAGGAAGAGAAAATTTATTTCCAAAAGCCGACATAGGAATTCAAAATGCAATGAAGCAATATTTTCGGCTTGATAAGAAGCCAAACTATGAAGAAATGGTAAAGTTAAGTGGGGAATGGGACCCATTTAGGAGCTATGCGTCACTGACATTGTGGAGGAGCATTGAAGGGGCTTAA